Proteins encoded together in one Planctomyces sp. SH-PL14 window:
- a CDS encoding PQQ-binding-like beta-propeller repeat protein, with protein MFRVFAAAAMVLTSAATAVADDWPQWMGPKRDGVWRETGIIEAFPPEGPKVRWRVPVGGGYAGPAVAAGKVYVTDRQVRGTSDATERVLCLDEANGQVLWKHEYDCRYTVSYPAGPRCTPTVDGDRVYTLGAQGHLFCFQVADGAILWSKELLKEFHLQNAPVWGFAAHPLVDGDKLICLVGGKGSTVVAFDKRTGSELWRAVDSLSAHGPGYGAPLIIEHGGRRILLAFHPDGLSALEPETGKVLWTHEWKINFGLTTPMPRLAGDEIFLTAFYDGARLLKLSEDGGSVSEIWKRKGKSEKNTDGLHSIMPTPWFDGDVVFGVCSYGELRGLDARTGARLWMTYEATGGKSERWANAFLIRHEDRFFLANEQGDLIIARLDREGYHELSRAHLIEPTGSAQQRKVVWSHPAFANRSIYLRNDEELVSVSLAK; from the coding sequence ATGTTTCGGGTGTTCGCCGCGGCGGCGATGGTTTTGACGTCCGCCGCGACGGCGGTGGCGGACGACTGGCCCCAGTGGATGGGACCCAAGCGGGACGGCGTCTGGCGGGAAACCGGAATCATCGAGGCCTTCCCGCCGGAGGGCCCCAAGGTCCGCTGGCGGGTTCCGGTCGGCGGCGGCTATGCCGGCCCCGCCGTGGCGGCGGGCAAGGTCTATGTCACCGATCGCCAGGTCCGGGGGACGTCCGACGCGACCGAACGGGTCCTTTGCCTCGATGAGGCGAACGGGCAGGTTCTCTGGAAGCACGAATACGACTGCCGGTACACGGTCAGCTATCCCGCCGGTCCCCGCTGCACCCCCACGGTCGATGGCGACCGGGTCTACACGCTCGGGGCCCAGGGACACCTCTTCTGCTTCCAAGTGGCGGACGGCGCGATTCTCTGGTCGAAGGAACTCCTGAAAGAGTTCCACCTGCAGAACGCCCCGGTGTGGGGCTTCGCGGCGCATCCCCTGGTCGATGGCGACAAGCTGATCTGCCTCGTCGGCGGCAAGGGATCGACGGTCGTCGCGTTCGACAAACGGACCGGGTCCGAGCTGTGGCGCGCGGTCGATTCCCTCTCCGCCCACGGCCCCGGCTACGGCGCTCCGCTGATCATCGAACATGGCGGCCGCCGCATCCTGCTGGCGTTCCATCCGGACGGCCTCAGCGCGCTCGAACCCGAGACCGGCAAGGTCCTCTGGACGCACGAGTGGAAGATCAATTTCGGCCTCACGACGCCCATGCCGCGACTGGCTGGCGACGAGATTTTTCTGACCGCTTTCTACGACGGCGCACGGCTGCTCAAGCTCTCGGAGGACGGCGGCAGTGTGAGCGAAATCTGGAAGCGGAAGGGGAAGAGCGAGAAGAACACGGACGGCCTGCATTCGATCATGCCGACTCCGTGGTTCGACGGGGACGTGGTGTTCGGCGTCTGCAGCTACGGCGAGCTCCGCGGCCTGGATGCCCGGACCGGAGCGCGGCTGTGGATGACCTACGAAGCGACAGGCGGAAAGTCCGAGCGGTGGGCGAACGCGTTCCTGATCCGGCACGAAGACCGGTTCTTCCTCGCCAACGAGCAGGGAGACCTGATCATTGCCCGGCTCGACCGGGAGGGGTATCACGAGCTCAGCCGGGCGCACCTCATCGAACCGACCGGCAGCGCCCAGCAGCGGAAAGTCGTCTGGTCGCACCCGGCGTTCGCGAACAGGTCGATCTACCTCCGAAACGACGAAGAGCTCGTGAGCGTGTCCCTGGCAAAGTGA
- a CDS encoding ATP-binding protein translates to MVPISSVAHGSEMADRTRRFDWSRTPVGPMAAWPQSLRTAVQILLDSRYAMWLGWGPDFTFFYNDAYGRMTLGPKHPWALGRPTREVWSEIWADVGPRAESVLKTGQATWDEGLLLFLERNGFPEETYHTFSYSPVLDDQGRIGGMLCVVTEDTERTIAERRLRTLRELGSRVLGSTQSVESACEASIRILEGNPYDVAFSLLYLAIDGGAAVTLAGSTGLPGSHRSAPQTIVLSDPEAPWPLAEVRDQGKAVEVTDLVQRFGPLPCGAWPEPPQRALVLPLARPGQTAVAGYLVAGISPRRPLDDGYRGFLDILAGQITNAVADARAYEEERQRAEALAELDRAKTTFFSNISHEFRTPLTLMLGPVSDLLQGEQGELAGPVREQLDLVQRNGTRLLRLVNAILDFARIEAGRNRSHFQPTDLARQTAELGSVFRSAVERAGLRLVVDCPPLAEPVYVDRDMWEKIVLNLLSNAFKFTFAGEIALSLRREGESVVLRVRDTGTGIPAEELPKLFDRFHRVENARGRTHEGSGIGLALVQELVKQHHGTVSAESEFGAGTTFVVRIPLGRDHLPADHIGPGTDERGHGPSTAASFVEEALHWSDPAEPAGLFGDPAPESEPRAARDIPAGSGGGSGSTHRPRVLIADDNSDMRQYLVRLLSDLYEVEAVSDGEAALQRLRRRPPRLVLSDVMMPRLDGFGLLKAIRDEPATRELPVILLSARAGEESRVEGMGAGADDYLVKPFSARELLARVHAHLQMSQVRHEAHQVVRESEERLRLGLKAARMLAWEWVPATDEVTLSANAAEVLGLPGPQKIHRGNQGANLVHPEDRAAHDRDLQEAIARCEAFVCQFRMIRPDTGETIWVEEHGQPVPGPDGRTERLIGVLMDITPRKAAELAFRKEREWLKVTLSSIGDAVVATDNDGRVIFLNGVAESLTGWEPQEAHGRPLEEIFPIINEGTRRPVENPVQRVLREGIIVGLANHTLLLARDGTERPIDDSAAPIRDADGTILGVVLIFRDVSEQRQAEQLIRESELRYRLVGNAANDAIWDWNLQTNEVTWNEGVRRVFGFESHEIGADATWWYEHIHPEDRRRVVDGIHAVIDSQESFWTDEYRYARRDGNYAFIFDRGHIVRDAAGNPRRMVGSMLDLTERQKAADALQTLAGELEESNRRKTEFLATLGHELRNPLAPIRTGLELIRIAGNDPEIIDDARSMMERQTLQMVRLIDDLLDVSRISQGKLQLRLCRANLAEIIQTAVEAARPLVDEAGHRLTVTLPGEPIVLTADPTRLAQVVSNLLNNATKYTREGGTIGLTVRRENGEAVITIEDNGIGIPREMQKGIFDMFTQIERPIEKGYRGLGIGLTLVKRLTEMHGGDVAVESEGADRGSRFHVRLPIPLEEQEAPSDAASPQSEWRSGGLRVLVVDDNRPAADTLTKLVRMLGCEAATAYDGDEGIEVAEAFRPDLILMDLGMPKRTGYEAAAHIRQQPWGAGITLVALTGWGQAEDRRRTTEAGFNRHLVKPVEPAMLQRLLRETSAPQDGSGE, encoded by the coding sequence ATGGTCCCCATCTCCAGTGTGGCCCACGGGAGCGAGATGGCGGACCGGACCCGCCGGTTCGATTGGAGCCGGACGCCGGTCGGGCCGATGGCCGCCTGGCCGCAAAGCCTGCGGACCGCCGTGCAGATCCTGCTCGACTCGCGGTACGCGATGTGGCTCGGATGGGGGCCGGACTTCACCTTCTTCTACAACGACGCCTACGGCCGGATGACCCTGGGGCCCAAGCACCCCTGGGCGCTGGGGCGGCCCACCCGCGAGGTCTGGTCCGAGATCTGGGCGGATGTCGGTCCCCGGGCGGAGTCGGTGCTCAAGACCGGCCAGGCGACCTGGGACGAAGGGCTGCTGCTGTTCCTGGAGCGGAACGGGTTCCCGGAGGAGACGTATCACACCTTCTCCTACAGCCCGGTCCTCGACGACCAGGGGCGGATCGGCGGGATGCTGTGCGTCGTCACGGAGGACACCGAGCGGACGATCGCCGAGAGGCGGCTCCGGACGCTCCGGGAGCTGGGGTCGCGAGTGCTCGGGTCGACGCAGTCGGTCGAGAGCGCGTGCGAGGCGTCGATCCGGATTCTCGAAGGAAACCCGTACGACGTCGCCTTCTCGCTCCTGTACCTGGCGATCGACGGCGGGGCGGCGGTGACGCTGGCGGGGAGCACCGGGCTCCCCGGGAGCCACCGGAGCGCGCCGCAGACGATCGTCCTGAGCGACCCCGAGGCGCCGTGGCCCCTGGCCGAAGTCCGGGACCAGGGGAAAGCGGTCGAGGTGACGGACCTCGTCCAGCGGTTCGGTCCGCTGCCGTGCGGGGCGTGGCCCGAGCCTCCGCAGCGGGCCCTCGTGCTGCCGCTCGCCCGGCCGGGGCAGACCGCGGTCGCGGGTTACCTCGTCGCCGGGATCAGCCCGCGGCGGCCGCTCGATGACGGCTACCGGGGGTTTCTCGACATCCTCGCCGGTCAGATCACGAACGCCGTCGCCGACGCCCGGGCCTACGAGGAAGAGCGGCAGCGGGCGGAGGCCCTGGCGGAGCTCGACCGGGCCAAGACGACCTTCTTCTCGAACATCAGCCACGAGTTCCGGACCCCGCTGACCCTGATGCTCGGCCCGGTGAGCGACCTGCTCCAGGGAGAGCAGGGGGAACTCGCCGGTCCGGTCCGGGAGCAGCTCGATCTCGTGCAGCGGAACGGGACGCGGCTCCTGCGGCTCGTGAACGCCATCCTGGACTTCGCGCGGATCGAGGCGGGGCGGAACCGGTCCCACTTCCAGCCGACCGACCTGGCGCGGCAGACGGCGGAGCTCGGCAGCGTCTTCCGGTCGGCGGTCGAGCGGGCGGGGCTGCGGCTCGTGGTCGACTGTCCGCCGCTGGCGGAGCCGGTCTACGTCGACCGGGACATGTGGGAAAAGATCGTCCTCAACCTCCTCTCGAACGCGTTCAAGTTCACATTCGCCGGCGAGATCGCGCTCTCGCTCCGGAGGGAAGGGGAGTCGGTCGTGCTGCGGGTCCGGGACACCGGGACCGGCATCCCCGCGGAGGAGCTGCCGAAGCTCTTCGACCGGTTCCACCGCGTCGAGAACGCGCGGGGCCGGACGCACGAAGGGAGCGGCATCGGCCTGGCGCTCGTGCAGGAGCTGGTGAAGCAGCACCACGGGACGGTCTCGGCCGAGAGCGAGTTCGGCGCCGGCACCACGTTCGTCGTCCGGATTCCCCTCGGCCGGGACCATCTCCCCGCCGACCACATCGGCCCGGGGACCGACGAGCGGGGCCACGGACCGTCGACCGCCGCCTCGTTCGTCGAAGAGGCGCTCCACTGGAGCGACCCCGCGGAGCCGGCCGGACTGTTCGGAGATCCTGCCCCCGAGAGCGAGCCCCGCGCGGCGCGAGACATCCCGGCCGGAAGCGGAGGCGGGAGCGGGTCGACGCATCGTCCCCGCGTCCTGATTGCCGACGACAACAGCGACATGCGGCAGTACCTCGTCCGGCTCCTCTCCGACCTGTACGAGGTCGAAGCGGTCTCCGACGGCGAGGCGGCCCTCCAGCGGCTTCGCCGGCGCCCGCCGAGGCTCGTTCTCTCGGACGTCATGATGCCCCGACTCGACGGCTTCGGCCTCCTGAAGGCGATCCGGGACGAGCCGGCGACCCGCGAGCTGCCCGTCATTCTCCTCTCGGCCCGCGCCGGGGAAGAGAGCCGGGTGGAAGGGATGGGGGCGGGGGCGGACGACTACCTCGTCAAGCCGTTCAGCGCCCGCGAGCTGCTGGCCCGCGTCCACGCCCACCTCCAGATGTCCCAGGTTCGGCACGAGGCCCACCAGGTGGTCCGGGAGAGCGAGGAGCGGCTGCGGCTGGGCCTCAAGGCGGCCCGCATGCTCGCCTGGGAATGGGTCCCGGCCACCGACGAGGTGACCCTCTCGGCCAACGCGGCGGAGGTCCTCGGCCTCCCCGGTCCGCAGAAGATCCACCGCGGCAACCAGGGGGCGAACCTGGTCCACCCCGAAGACCGCGCCGCCCACGACCGCGACCTGCAGGAAGCGATCGCCCGCTGCGAAGCCTTCGTCTGCCAGTTCCGCATGATCCGCCCCGACACCGGCGAGACGATCTGGGTCGAGGAGCACGGCCAGCCGGTCCCCGGTCCCGACGGCCGGACGGAGCGGCTCATCGGCGTGCTGATGGACATCACCCCCCGCAAGGCGGCCGAGCTCGCCTTCCGCAAGGAGCGGGAGTGGCTCAAGGTGACCCTCTCGAGCATCGGCGACGCGGTCGTCGCCACCGACAACGACGGCCGGGTGATCTTCCTCAATGGCGTCGCCGAGTCGCTGACCGGCTGGGAACCGCAGGAGGCGCACGGCCGCCCGCTCGAAGAGATCTTCCCGATCATCAACGAAGGGACCCGCCGCCCCGTCGAGAACCCGGTCCAGCGGGTCCTTCGCGAAGGCATCATCGTCGGCCTCGCCAACCACACGCTGCTGCTCGCCCGCGACGGGACCGAGCGGCCGATCGACGACAGCGCCGCCCCGATCCGGGACGCCGACGGCACCATCCTGGGCGTAGTCCTGATCTTCCGGGACGTCAGCGAGCAGCGGCAGGCGGAGCAGCTCATCCGCGAGAGCGAGCTGCGGTACCGCCTCGTCGGCAACGCCGCCAACGACGCGATCTGGGACTGGAACCTGCAGACCAACGAGGTGACCTGGAACGAAGGGGTCCGCCGGGTCTTCGGCTTCGAGTCCCACGAGATCGGCGCCGACGCCACCTGGTGGTACGAGCACATCCATCCAGAGGATCGCAGGCGGGTCGTCGACGGGATCCACGCGGTGATCGACAGCCAGGAATCGTTCTGGACCGACGAGTACCGCTACGCCCGCCGCGACGGGAATTACGCCTTCATCTTCGACCGGGGGCACATCGTCCGGGACGCGGCCGGCAACCCGAGGCGGATGGTCGGCTCGATGCTCGACCTCACCGAGCGGCAGAAGGCGGCCGACGCCCTCCAGACCCTGGCGGGCGAGCTCGAGGAATCGAACCGCCGCAAGACCGAGTTCCTGGCGACTCTCGGCCACGAGCTCCGCAATCCCCTCGCTCCGATCCGGACCGGCCTCGAGCTGATCCGGATCGCGGGGAACGACCCGGAGATCATCGACGACGCCCGGAGCATGATGGAGCGGCAGACCCTCCAGATGGTGCGGCTGATCGACGACCTCCTCGACGTCTCCCGGATCTCCCAGGGGAAGCTCCAGCTCCGGCTGTGCCGCGCGAACCTGGCCGAGATCATCCAGACCGCCGTCGAGGCGGCCCGGCCGCTCGTCGACGAGGCGGGGCATCGCCTGACGGTGACGCTCCCCGGCGAGCCGATCGTCCTCACCGCCGACCCGACCCGGCTGGCGCAGGTCGTCTCGAACCTGCTCAACAACGCGACCAAGTACACCCGGGAAGGGGGCACGATCGGCCTCACGGTCCGCCGCGAGAACGGCGAGGCGGTCATCACGATCGAGGACAACGGCATCGGCATCCCCCGCGAGATGCAGAAGGGGATCTTCGACATGTTCACCCAGATCGAGCGGCCGATCGAGAAAGGGTATCGGGGTCTCGGGATCGGCCTGACGCTTGTGAAGCGGCTGACCGAGATGCACGGCGGCGACGTGGCGGTCGAGAGCGAAGGGGCGGACCGCGGCAGCCGGTTCCATGTCCGGCTCCCGATCCCTCTCGAGGAGCAGGAGGCCCCTTCCGACGCGGCGTCGCCGCAGTCCGAATGGCGGTCCGGCGGCCTGCGGGTCCTCGTTGTCGACGACAACCGTCCGGCGGCGGACACGCTGACGAAGCTCGTCCGGATGCTCGGCTGCGAGGCCGCGACCGCTTACGACGGCGACGAGGGGATCGAGGTGGCGGAGGCGTTCCGTCCGGACCTCATCTTGATGGACCTCGGGATGCCGAAGCGGACCGGTTACGAGGCGGCGGCGCACATCCGGCAGCAGCCGTGGGGGGCGGGCATCACGCTCGTGGCCCTGACCGGCTGGGGCCAGGCGGAGGACCGCCGGCGGACGACGGAAGCGGGCTTCAACCGCCACCTGGTGAAACCAGTCGAGCCGGCCATGCTCCAGCGCCTCCTGCGGGAAACCAGCGCCCCGCAAGACGGGAGCGGCGAATAA